In Alteromonas naphthalenivorans, one DNA window encodes the following:
- the ttcA gene encoding tRNA 2-thiocytidine(32) synthetase TtcA, producing MNSAGTNRADAPLTASQNKQKYSFNKLQKRLRRNVGKAIADFGMIENNDKVMVCLSGGKDSYAMLDILMFLKRIAPIHFDIIAVNLDQKQPGFPEHVLPEYLESVGVEYKIVEEDTYSIVMDKVPEGKTTCSLCSRLRRGILYSTAKKLGATKIALGHHRDDMLETFFLNMFHGGKLKSMPPKLVSDNGEHIVIRPLAYCTEKDIQRYSDAVEFPIIPCNLCGSQENLQRQNVKAMLQDWDRRFPGRIESMFSALQNVAPSHLVDKNLHDFKGISTQNGPVEDGDIGFDPPSFESPSEPTDDTVHVINLMESN from the coding sequence ATGAACAGTGCAGGCACAAACCGTGCGGACGCTCCGTTAACCGCGTCTCAAAACAAACAAAAATACAGCTTTAATAAGCTACAAAAGCGACTTCGTCGAAATGTAGGCAAAGCGATTGCTGATTTCGGCATGATTGAAAACAACGATAAAGTCATGGTGTGCTTATCTGGCGGCAAAGACAGTTACGCTATGCTTGATATTCTTATGTTTTTAAAGCGCATTGCGCCAATTCATTTTGACATTATTGCGGTTAACCTTGATCAAAAGCAGCCAGGATTTCCAGAGCACGTACTTCCTGAATACCTTGAAAGTGTAGGTGTAGAGTACAAAATTGTAGAAGAAGACACCTACTCTATTGTTATGGATAAAGTGCCTGAAGGTAAAACCACGTGCTCACTTTGTTCTCGATTACGTCGCGGTATTTTATACAGCACGGCCAAAAAGCTAGGCGCCACTAAAATTGCCCTTGGCCATCACCGTGACGACATGCTAGAAACCTTCTTTTTAAACATGTTCCATGGCGGTAAGCTTAAATCAATGCCACCAAAGCTGGTTAGCGATAATGGTGAGCACATTGTCATAAGGCCCCTTGCTTATTGTACTGAAAAAGACATTCAGCGTTATTCTGATGCCGTAGAATTTCCTATTATTCCTTGCAACTTGTGCGGGTCTCAAGAAAATTTGCAGCGTCAGAACGTAAAGGCCATGCTACAAGATTGGGATCGCCGTTTCCCTGGGCGTATTGAGTCAATGTTTAGTGCGCTTCAAAATGTAGCGCCGTCACATTTGGTCGACAAGAATTTGCACGACTTTAAAGGCATCTCTACACAGAACGGGCCGGTTGAAGATGGTGATATTGGTTTCGATCCGCCCAGCTTCGAGTCACCCAGTGAGCCTACTGACGACACGGTTCACGTTATCAATTTGATGGAATCAAACTAA
- a CDS encoding DUF2987 domain-containing protein gives MKRIACALIGALLTSSVAAETVNVEYSRFYSHVKKLDNEDTQALQFAFGFLRVGEGRLCEINNAEIVTDKQTMPLEVSDEYRFTVPTEKALKLANAYISIDLTEAANVCDMSVQLETKSEYLTASYTKEELNFIYGQYEAFFNEMGSFLSFLMPTVKGLMLQFDDKNLDYITPEGLHINNGILHLEQSEINENKGLTLPKAPLRVTAMASS, from the coding sequence ATGAAACGTATAGCATGCGCGCTTATAGGCGCATTACTCACCTCAAGTGTTGCCGCTGAAACGGTGAATGTGGAATACAGCCGTTTTTATAGCCACGTAAAAAAACTGGATAATGAAGACACTCAAGCTTTGCAATTCGCTTTTGGTTTTCTGCGTGTTGGTGAAGGGCGGTTATGTGAAATTAATAACGCTGAGATAGTCACTGACAAACAAACTATGCCATTAGAGGTTAGTGATGAGTACCGATTCACTGTACCAACGGAAAAAGCGCTAAAATTGGCAAATGCCTATATCAGTATCGATTTAACTGAAGCGGCTAATGTATGTGATATGTCTGTGCAGCTAGAAACAAAAAGTGAATACTTAACCGCCAGTTATACAAAAGAAGAGCTGAATTTTATCTATGGCCAATATGAAGCGTTCTTCAATGAAATGGGTAGCTTTTTATCGTTCTTAATGCCAACGGTGAAAGGGTTGATGTTGCAATTTGATGATAAAAATCTGGATTATATTACCCCAGAAGGCCTGCATATTAATAACGGCATACTTCACTTAGAACAAAGTGAAATTAACGAAAATAAAGGGCTCACACTACCGAAAGCCCCACTTCGTGTTACCGCTATGGCATCAAGCTAA
- a CDS encoding patatin-like phospholipase family protein, with protein MKIGLALGAGAARGWTHIGIIQALEKLGIKIDVVAGCSIGAYVGAAYASGKLEGLKEWSCSLSDWQVLALMGVGLRRGGIASGRKVFDKLASEFCAPTYEAMEKPFASVATDLYTGREVVFSSGEIGNTIQASCAIPALFAPVAHGDRWLVDGAVVNPVPVNLCRQLGADFVIAVNLNADFRPLRLEKLRLDHEENQRKTEDFFTKSQNVLKQWFSPDGKEKAETETESETDSKHSEQNEGVASDAIEAIEETISPPPNKVPKGNPPGILSVMSSSLEILQARVTRSRLAGDPPDILIEPQLTDVGIMEFHRAQELCEKGEETITRIAEQIKYQLLA; from the coding sequence ATGAAAATTGGTCTAGCATTAGGTGCGGGTGCCGCAAGAGGTTGGACCCACATTGGTATTATTCAAGCATTAGAAAAGCTGGGTATTAAAATTGACGTGGTGGCAGGTTGCTCTATTGGTGCCTATGTTGGTGCCGCTTACGCTAGTGGTAAGTTAGAAGGCCTTAAAGAGTGGTCTTGTTCTTTGTCAGATTGGCAGGTACTTGCTTTGATGGGCGTTGGTTTACGTAGGGGCGGTATTGCTAGCGGGCGAAAAGTGTTTGATAAACTTGCCAGCGAATTTTGTGCCCCAACCTACGAAGCAATGGAAAAACCGTTCGCCTCTGTGGCTACCGATTTGTACACAGGTCGTGAGGTAGTGTTTAGTTCCGGCGAGATTGGCAATACCATTCAAGCTTCGTGTGCTATTCCTGCCCTATTTGCCCCAGTCGCCCATGGCGATCGTTGGTTAGTAGATGGCGCGGTGGTTAATCCAGTGCCTGTTAACCTGTGTCGTCAGCTTGGTGCAGACTTTGTTATTGCCGTGAACCTTAATGCTGACTTCAGGCCCCTTAGGCTTGAAAAATTACGACTCGATCACGAAGAAAACCAAAGAAAAACCGAAGACTTTTTCACTAAAAGCCAAAACGTGCTTAAGCAGTGGTTCTCACCTGATGGTAAAGAAAAAGCAGAAACGGAAACTGAAAGTGAAACCGATAGTAAACATAGCGAGCAAAACGAAGGCGTTGCTAGCGACGCTATTGAGGCCATAGAAGAAACAATTTCGCCGCCACCAAATAAAGTCCCTAAAGGTAACCCTCCAGGGATTTTAAGTGTAATGAGTAGTTCGTTAGAAATACTTCAAGCAAGGGTGACACGTTCTCGTTTAGCGGGCGATCCGCCGGATATTCTGATAGAGCCCCAACTAACCGACGTGGGTATTATGGAATTTCACCGCGCACAAGAGCTATGTGAAAAGGGTGAAGAAACCATCACCCGTATTGCTGAGCAAATTAAGTATCAGCTATTAGCTTGA
- the uspE gene encoding universal stress protein UspE, with translation MIKYERILAVIEADRETQPALSRAYELAKKTGASVTAMLVVYDLSYDMTTMLSPDDREAMRDAVTKEHAGWLKKTLDDLGFSKTDIVVEWNNRAFEAVVHYVIDNSIDLVVKATKRHDDLASVIFTPTDWHLLRKCPSPVLLVKDHEWPENGEIIAAVNVGSEDDEHALLNDKITVIANDYAALLSGNVNLVNSYPATPLNIAIEVPEFDPDTYNNAVKHHHELEMNTHSEKYAIDSKRCYVKEGLPEKVIPKIAQDIDAELVIIGTVGRIGISAALIGNTAEHVIDELVCDVLAIKPDGFISPLSR, from the coding sequence ATGATTAAGTATGAGCGTATTTTAGCGGTTATTGAAGCCGATAGAGAAACCCAACCTGCGCTTAGCCGTGCATATGAACTTGCCAAAAAGACAGGTGCCTCTGTCACCGCCATGCTGGTGGTTTACGACTTATCTTACGATATGACAACCATGCTTAGCCCTGATGATCGTGAAGCCATGCGTGATGCGGTCACTAAAGAACATGCTGGATGGTTGAAAAAAACTTTAGACGACTTAGGTTTTTCTAAAACAGATATAGTTGTGGAATGGAACAACCGTGCCTTTGAAGCTGTGGTGCATTATGTCATCGACAACAGTATAGATTTAGTGGTAAAAGCAACTAAGCGCCATGACGATTTAGCTTCTGTTATTTTTACTCCTACAGACTGGCATCTACTTAGAAAATGTCCCTCCCCCGTATTATTGGTTAAAGATCATGAATGGCCTGAAAATGGTGAAATTATTGCCGCGGTAAATGTAGGCAGTGAAGACGACGAGCATGCCTTACTTAACGACAAAATCACGGTGATTGCTAACGATTATGCCGCGCTGCTCAGCGGTAACGTAAATTTGGTAAACAGCTACCCAGCTACGCCGCTAAATATTGCTATTGAAGTTCCTGAGTTTGACCCAGACACTTACAACAACGCGGTAAAGCATCATCACGAACTTGAGATGAACACACACAGCGAGAAGTATGCTATCGATAGTAAGCGCTGTTATGTGAAGGAAGGCCTTCCTGAAAAAGTCATTCCAAAGATAGCCCAAGATATAGACGCTGAACTTGTTATCATAGGTACGGTTGGCAGAATAGGTATTTCTGCGGCTCTCATAGGTAACACCGCAGAACATGTTATTGATGAACTTGTGTGTGATGTACTGGCAATAAAACCAGACGGCTTTATTTCGCCCCTTTCACGGTAA